The sequence below is a genomic window from Penaeus monodon isolate SGIC_2016 chromosome 14, NSTDA_Pmon_1, whole genome shotgun sequence.
AGTGTTTGGCATCATCTGAAAGGTCAAAGTCTGATCTCTCGAAATAACCCTAAATACTTCGTGTAGCACCATCCTTCTACACATGAAAAGGCCATGCGATTGGCTTGTTTTTCTCGTCATGTATCATGTATCAGATATCATGTCTTGATCATCTTGGCATTACTGAAGGACATTTCACAAGATTGTATATGCTGcaaaatgacagaaaaagggCCAGGCAGTCATTCCCAACAGAGACTGAGAAAGCAAAACGGCGCAAACGACAGAAAAGTGCTTTCATCGCCCAAAACAGTGAGGACTATGCACCTGGCATCTGTGCAGATGATgactgaaaatgtttttttacttttattttatatctacaatggcaatgattatagaattcttgtaattatttctCTATTATGTATGTTTTCCCCTTGAAAATGACAAGTaaatctttgtttccttttttctcgaaACACGATTTTACGACTACTGTGCTGCATATAGCTTGAAACAACTCAAAAAGTACATAACCTAGAGCCTTGAAATTTTCAAAGGGTAATCCtcatattgtttttacatatctgAACTACAAGTAGCCTTGCATGTAATAGGGCTTCAAAAATTATGGTTAATTTAGCAAGCAGTTTGATGTGAAAATTTGCTGGAcggcacaaaaaaaataattaatatatataaatatatgtaatatgtttgaTGTCATTCTAGTTCAGATTTTTGCTAAACATGTCTACACTGCACTTGCAAAGTCTCAAGTCTCCAGCTATAACCAGTTTCTTGTTGTTTCACACTTTAACTTGGTCAAATAATCAGCATCTACCATCTTTTATCACGTGACCAATTAACTTAATtcgcatatgtgtttgtatatatgtatatatgtgtatatctatctgtctatctatctatctatctatctatatatatatatatatatatatatatatatatatgcatttatatatatttttctatttatgggtatggatatatatatatatatatatatatatatatatatatatatatatatatatatatatattatacaagtgtatgtgtgtacttgtcTTTATGTAATCTTCCACCACTGTATTACCACCACAGCACCAGCCAGGCCGGCGCCATGAGCAGGGCCTTCCCGCACAGCCTGGAGCCCCTGGGCGCGGCGACGCAGGCGGAGGTCGAGAAGAGGTTCCTCGGGTGTCGCTTCGGCCTCGTCAGGGTCAAGGAGACAGGCTTTCTTATGCCTGCTCACTATGCCAAGTATGCCGAGAAGTATTATAACTTCAGGTAAGCATtggcacacacacgcccccccccacacataaacataaacataaatacacatacacacacgcatatatatatatatatatatatatatatatatatatatatatatatatatatatatatgtgtgtgtgtgtgtgtgtgtgtgtgtgtgtgtgtgtgtgtgtttatgtatttatgcaaatgcacaatatgtatgtgtacgtgtgctcTTACCTAGTTGTCTCAATACGGAAGAAGAGGTAAGTTCAGATGGTtccgtctgctatatttaaatcatcatataactttttaaatcaaTGCACATTTTTGACACAACGTTATTTGGAAATTGTTCCacgtttcaatagttctgtttgggaaactgaacttcctgatatctttctcgcctcttcttACTTTCAACTCTTTGCTCTCGTCCTTCTCGTGTTCAAAattttaaagtcatctttgtgtatgtgtgtgtgtgtgtctgtgtacacacacacacacacacacacacacacacacacaccacacacacacacacacacacacacacacacatacacacacacacacacacatatatatatatatatatatatatatatatatatatatatatatatatatatatattgtgtgtatgtgtgtgtgtgtgtgtgtgtgtgtgttgtgtatgaatatatgtatatataacacctacacatatatatgtatgtgtatttttgtgtgcctGTTTGAGTGTCTACCTCCAGACTTTAAACACCaccaactccacccccctccgCCAGATTCCTCGAGGACGACGTGGTGATCATGACCCACCCGAAGTGCGGGACGACGTGGATGCAGGAGATCGTGTGGACCATGAGGAGCGGCCTCGACTTCGACACCTCGCTGGAGCTCGGAGTTCGATCCCCCTTTTTGGAGTGAGTCGTTTGATATAGTTGTTTTTCAGGTTATTTACAGGATAATATTATCAAGAAGTAATGTCACTGCATGATTGAGAGGATTAAGACGGTTTGATAAGAAATTATATGGTGAATAGTTATAGGTATGATTAGATGGCAAGGGAAAATTCTTAAATATATTCGTTTATTCTGAAAGACGGCTATGGTTACTCACGAGATAGAACGGATAATAATGTCCTTTCACATTTCATGCAGGTTTGATTCGCTTGAAAATCCAGAACTAGAGCCTCTTGAGGAATGGGCGGAAGAGTTCAGGGCGAGGAACCCCGGTAAAGATCCCAAAGAGGAAGGCTTGTACCTCTTTTTGACTGACAGTTCACCGTCACCTCGAACCATCAAGACCCACTTGCCCTTTTCgcttctcaccccttctctccttgATACGTCCAAGGTAAAGATATCTGTATCatctttaaaatcaaaattaaaaatcgtAAGTTAATCAGATTTATTGGATTTTTGTTATGGACGAGTAGTACAGTAATCAGTTTTCTCCAACAGGTGGTGTACGTAGCGAGGAACCCAAAAGACGCGAGTGTCAGTTATTTCCATCATCAGCGGCTTGTCATGGTCTCGGAATTCTTAGGCGATTTTCCCGAGTTTTTCGACTACTTCACCAAAGATCTCGGTAACAGATGATGCTAGAttctatatacataaagatatatagttGTAGTGTAGACCTATATGCGATTCTTTGAAATAAAGGAAATGTTAACATTTGTCTCGTGCCACTGATATGAAACACAGCGTTAGCGTACTGGAGGACACATGATAATAATCTCCAGGGTCTACCTTTAGTTACACAGGGACCCTACTGGAAGCACGTTGCGGAGGGCTGGGAGAAGAGGGACCACCCGAACGTTCTCTTCATCTTCTACGAGGACCTGAAAGAGGACATTCTGCCGGAGATGCGCCGTCTCAACGCCTTCTTGGGGACAGGGTACACTGACGAGCAACTCCTGAAGGTCGCCGAACACACCAAGTTCTCCAACATGAAGTCCCGCTCAACGACCAACCCTACTGAGGCGGCTGTGAAGCTCGGCCGGTtcaaggcgggggagggggagttcgTCAGGAAAGGTTGGCACGCTTCGTATGTCTGCTTCGCTTGATTTCattagtctttcttttttttcatgtatatggatatttgtCTTTAAACTGACATTTGCATGAGTCTCATTCTATTTATGATATCTGATTAATCcctttacataaaatttatttaattttacatattgttCTACCGATACGACTACCCGCCTTTGGtgctttgttttccttatttcaCAAAACTCCCAATTAACCTACTCAAGATttatattacaaaaagaaaaataattgcgCCCTTTCCGAAGTAATGCATGTTCACTAGATGTCTCTAAATAGTTCAAAGACATATTTTACGCTTACGTATTTTCTTTATGAAAGGCAGGATTTACCATTTTATTCCTAGTGTAACCTGGACTTTAATACATTAAAGACAGTATCatttttacatatcttttttatGACACGAACAGAGAAAGAGTATACAAAACAGGTTTCACTCTTTTACAATTATGTTGCTGTAAAATGTGCATTCTCTTTACATTAAACGAGAGTGATTGCACTAGTCTAGGTGTAAGTGCCCTATTGTCTGAAATTTTGTTTTAGAAATTACATTAGAATTATtaccgtatatgtgtgtgtgtgtgtgtgtttcgaatcACCAAATGTATATTCTTGTTTTCAtatatgtgttcttgtttttatcaattattattgttattattatcatcgattcatcgtcatgatcatcgtcatcatcatcaccatcatctaattattgattttgatataaaCTGCATCAATGGAAACAGTGCACTGCATAATGAGCATTCCCCTGCTCCAGGAATAACAGGAGATTGGGCATCCTACTTCACACCAGAACTGGAGGAGAAGTTTGAACAATGGGTTGAGAAGTGGAAGGATGTAGCTAGCGAAATTCCCTTCAAATACAAGATTAACAAGAAAGCCTGAGATGTTGAAACTTATTGATGTACTtgtgtgatattaaaaaaaaatatgtggaaatACGACATAACAGTGATGAGAAATAATATGTGACACTTAAAGTTGTGTTCCATTTTATTCCCTTCACCCTTCACATGTCTTAAGTAATTATATTACTTGTAAGTATACAGTGACGAAGACTGGCCCATTACGGATGAAAGTAAAGATGCAAAATTTGTTAAGTATGTACAATTCTCCTCCCGCGTTTCACGCCAGAACGTTGTATTCCAACTTCTAAGTACTTATGCGTTGGCAAAAAAGTGAATGTATTTGTAAGTTACTTGTATACCTTGCCTCATTACTCAAATTGattttctgtaataataaaatcaatgtttGTGCGCAGAAGCCACAGCGTTGGGATGCTTTCTTGTTACTAGATAAGAGTACAGCAACTGAAGTCGTGTGTACGTAgaaggcattatatatatatatacatatatatatatatatatatatatatatatatatatatatatatatatatacatatatatagtatatatatatatattatatatatatatatatatatatatatattatatatattttatatatatatatatgtgtatatatatataataaataattatatatatataatatattaatattatattgtgtgtgtgtgtgtgtgtgtgtgtgtgtctgtgttctgtgtgttgtgtattatatatgtgtatatatatgcagatatagatagagatacatttGTAAATGAgtcaatatatacagacatacttacatattaatatgtagttatagatatagttaagatatacagatatatatatgtgtgtgtgtgtgtgtgtgtgtgtgtttatagtatgcataatatatataataataatatatatatatatatatatatatatatatatatatatatatatatatacatatatacatttatacatgtatatatatatatatatatataacatataatatatatatatatatatatatatatatatatatatatatatatatataacacacacacacatacacatacacacatacacatacacacacacatatatattgggaagtattattattatcaacaacattCTGGCTTATTCTTACAAGTATCAATCATTCTCTTaagtttcatgttattttatttttaatatgaaaaagaaatattacacattgcattatgaaataaaaacaaactgatTAATTAAAACTAATTGCTTTCCTATGTTATTTTAAACTAATTAATTTAACTCCTCTAGTCATTGGCGTTTGTTGTTGCCATGGTAACTGCTCTCCGCCTCTGCCGACCGAGCGACACTAAATCCCACACTCCATTCTCTGAGACGTCTGATGATTTTGTTCTTGTGGCTGTTATTACAGTCTCGCACTGACTATTCAGTCATATGGAAAGCAGATTGAATAAATGTCTAAGATGATAAAATGGATGATAGGGGTAACAAAATGGGTCGAGGAATAAACAGATATTACAGAGATGCTTTGATATGTTACGTCCACTACTGAGCGCGTGAGGCAACTGCGCTTTCCCGCCTTCTTAGCCGCCATTGGCCACAGACAGACATGACTACGTcgcttctcgttctcttctcctctctgctctgcACACACCTGTTTGCCGGAGTCCGAGGAATGTCCTGTGAGTGCGTTTTCTTCTCTTGTAACATGTATTATTTTGAGGTAGAAGCGGTTACAATATCGAACTCATATGCTTTTAtacgtacacgcatacgcacgcacacaaacaagcacacatacacacgccgcaccgcacgccacacacacacacacacacacacacacacacacacacacacacacacacacacacacacacacacacacacacacacacacacacacacacacacacacacacacacacacacacacacacacacacacacacacacacacacacacacacacacacacacagtgtgcttTGCATAtgcatgactatatatatgtgtatatgtttatatataatacatatatataatatatacataatatatatatatatatatatatatatatatatatatatatatatatataatatatatgtgtgtgtgtgtgtgtgtgtgtgtgtgtgtgtgtgtgtgtgtgtgtgtgtgtgtgtatatatagtatttatgcataaaaaatatatataaactatatatatacatatacatacatacatacatacatacacacacacatatatatatatatatatatatatatctatatatatatatatatatatctatatatattatatatatatatatatatatattatcacacacccacacacagtatgtatatattgtgtgtatgtgtgaaagtaCTGTGTAGTAAGTAAGATCGGAGATTCCATGAGGGAAAATGGGTAAGCCCACAGCAGACCCCTTAGCCAGTTGTATTGTATACCCTGTGgcggcatgtacatacatacatatatgcatacacatacacacacatatatacatatgcatatatatatatattatattatatatatatatatatatatatatacatatatatacatatatatattatttatatattcatgttgatatcatagataaataacaggtaaagatacatatgcatacaatacatatactacatatataatacatattaaaatttcataatatttatatatatggtctgatatacataataataaagtagtaatatatacacatacatatactacatatatacataagtaagtgtatatatatataatatattatatataattaatatatatatatatgtgtatatatatataatactaatatatatatatatatatatatatatatatatatatatatatatataataatatatacatacataataattacatatacaaatacaatacaaacatacacacacacacacaacacacacacacacaccacacacacacacacacacaatacaacacatatacatatataatatatagatatattaatatatatataatatataatatatatatatataaatatattatataataattatatatatatatatatataatatatatatatatatatataatatggtgtgtatatatatatatatatatatatatatatatatatatatatatatatatatatatatatatattctgaccaATAACTACCACTGATGCCTCTCTGACTGCAGGTTGGGTTAAACCTTAATGAAGTAGCAGACTTTGTACACTCATAAACCACTTGTAAGAATTATTAGCACAGTATCACGACGGTGTCAGATCTGGGATACACGTCCACAAATGTATTTTGGCAACTCAGTCCATTCAGTCATCCAcgatttcattttccttctaagCCAAGCTATCCACTAGAAAAACAAAGATCAAGTATCATCTGCGGTGTAATCCAAAgcgagaatgaaaataaaggagagaaagaaaaggtggagTGGCTGAGCGACAGAACGGTGAAGGTACGTAACGTTTATTAACATGTATTGGGTTCTAGAAGGCTTACATGAAAAGTTATTTTTGTGTGAATAAGCAGTGTGGTTCATTTCAGACTGCTCATATATATAAACGACATTTTATGATAGCTATTATTTGGTTGGCAAGCAGATAAAGATAAACGATTAGCGGATACGAAAGCACAGCTCGTCACACTCCGTTCTGGCCAGAGATGATATTGCGTTAATATGCTGTCACTGGATACGCTGTGGAGTGAGGCTGCCACGAATGTAACAAGGAATAACATGCCTCTGTTACTAAAAGTTGAAAATTATAACAAACTTGGCGCACTTACCTGTTTTTAAAAATCCTACAGTTCTGCTATACATAATCATAGTAGAAATATTTTTAactgtctcatcatcttggattTGGTGCATTAGAGTGGGGGGCGAtagagacagaaggaaggagggaaggagggagggagggagagagggagggaggaaggaaggcaagaagaaaggaagaaagtactggaggaaagaagaagaagaagagagagagagagagagagagagagagagagagagagagagagagagagagagagagagagagagagagagagagagagagagagagagagcatctaaTATGCGAAAATTATCCACGACCACTTACTCCATGATTAGTAGAAACACAAATTTATAATATCTTGCATAACTCGCTAGTACGATGGGAGTCAAATAAGCATATTGACGGTCATGAATAATAAACTTAATTTCACAGATAGAACGTGCGTGACAACTCAAAATGCGATAAGATAATTGCTCCTTCCACCTTTTCAACTTCATTTATAAAGAAACCTGCCCGATATATGCACCGCAGGGGCGAAACACGTGACCGTCAATTTGTTCAATATGCGAATATACATTAAGTAGTTTATGCTGCGTGTCAAAACTACGCCTTTGCAGGATTGTAGAGCCACTCGCTTGACCCTATAATTTTCATAAAGTATCAGGGGCATATGCAAAATCGTGAAAaatgatacacaaaaaaaaagaaaaaatagttccAGTAAAAATTGCATCTGCGGCTGGGCAATAAGTAATTTAGTACATATATGTGCAGTAGTATTCAGTAGTATGCTTGTTAGCATACTAAGCTGAAAAGATTGGAGATAACTCACCAATTATTCATTTGATGAAAGATCATTACCAATGAGCcgtcattttatatacaaatttgttaACATCCGTGCAAACAGATTTTATTTGGTTGCATTCACATTATTTACTAATATCGCTGTCATTGCAGTAGGCTTACTCACGTTCCCTATTCTTCTTAATCCAAACCTTACCTTATCAACCCAAAATGGGACTCATAAATTTCTTGATTTCGTTATGGGAATATTCCTAGCTTATACATTTTCATTTCAAAGGAGAGTGAGTCTGTAGGACTGACCACACATTTCCCTAGAGAAGACTAAACCGTCCGTCGTTgaataattttagattttttttagatatatgtcAGTGTCAATGGCCAGTCGATTTCTATAAGGTATCCGCATGCCTAGGTAACCAGGCAAAGGGactaggaaaggaaaagaaaaatgcggACAAATACATGTAACTCCATGCCACGTTTACAAATCAAAAGGATGAAGGTTATtctcaaaagagagaaagagagagagagagagagagagagagagagagagagagagagagagagagagagagagagagagagagagagagagagagaggagagagagagagagagaaggaaagatagatagataaatagacagatagatagatagagagagttagagagggtgGTGGGGTTAGATGGAAATAGAGACAGCCTGACAAACATAACGAGCAATCATATCGAATACACAGATCTATTTTTTATGTGCTAGTTCatagaaatgataaaattgcGACAGGGTGAGCATATCCTGTATATGAGATCGCAAATCATATTGACAATAATTACACGACAAGCTCTATAACTATGATATTCTAGTATTCTCGCACGTCAAAAAAGCTACTTTCAGGAACTGAAACGGCATGTTACTTTTTTTACAACGGTAAACAGTtaggaacttaaaaaaaaaaaaaaaaaaaaaaaaaaaaaaaaaaaaaaaaaaaaaaaaatatatatatatatatatatatatatatatatatatatatatatatatgtgtgtgtgtgtgtgtgtgtgtgtgtgtgtgtacacacacacacacgcacacgcacacgcacacgcacacacacacacacacacacacacacacacacacacacacacacacacacacacatatatatatatatatatatatattatatatatatatatatatatatatatatatatatatacatatatatatatatatacatatatatatacatatatatatatatatatatatatatatgtaagtatggtaATCTGTACAGAACTGAACGAGCGGTAAAGTAGTTACATACATTTAAGAGAGGGAGATGTTATTAAGTAgcccgatacaaaaaaaaaatggaaaggcagctgaaatatacattcatatattaacGTTGTAAacgatatcaataaaaacaaaatcactcTATTTACTTGGATGTTAACACGTTATACAAAATTACGGCTCATTGGTAATGAAGCTTGTTTATCCTGGTCGGACATGCGGcttgcccttccctctccctacctccccctgctTTCCACACACCTATCACTTAACGCCAAACATTCCCTAGAGAAGACCCAAAGCGAGAACTGTTCATCATCATCCGTGCTTACAGTGAAGATGAAGCGATTATCATACCCCCAGAGTCACGGTTTCTTCGCCCGTCTAGAAGTTCTGAGTCTAGTGGCCGACTGGTATCCACGCATCGCAAACACTTCTCGTAGTCTGCGTGGGGTTTCCTTGGAGTGAATGAAGTATAAGTTCATTTGCGTTAGAGTAGTGAAAGATACACGAAGAAAGAGAAGTGATATCAACATAAAAAGGTAAACTGTTCAAAACAAAATCGCATAACgatgatgatttatataaaaaataaacgttaATCTTTCCTCCAATAACAGAACCGAAGCAGAGAAGATAGTGTGAAAGACAATGCAGGTTGCGATTGACTATCTGTCGGAGAGCATCTTCTGGCCTGTAACGTTGCTGGTGGTTCCTCCCTGGAGTTTCGTGTGGTGGGCAGTGATCGGAGTCGTGTTGTGGGCCGTTAATCGTTTAAGATACCCTTGGTGCCGAGACGCGTCAAAGATGCACGGCAAGACGGTCATCATCACCGGCGCCAACAAAGGtgagattctattttttttcattcatttatgtttttatttatctatttatttgtgacGGTGATTAAATGTTGGATTTCTGAGGTTTCAGTAATGATGAGATTTTGAGTTGTGGGCATGATGAGCATTATATTAggacatataatttttatacgtTTGTGTTGCTTAAAATCACAGTCTATGTTGATGCCTTTAACATTTATTAACGGAAATATAAGCTGCGAAGGCATATGACATTTCAGTATAAATCATAATGAGTTTTGTGATCATTGAGAAATCATATATGTTTTGGaaagataatacaaataacacaaaatgagGTTTTATGTGCATGGTAAATCTCATTCTTTACTTTATCCTCATAGGCATCGGGCTAGAAACGGCTCGAGAACTGGTGACTCGAGGCGCTACCGTCGTCATCGCCTGCAGGAGCTTGGTCAGAGGAAACGTCGCTAGAGGTACGTCAGTAAAGAAAATcagcaaatgtaaaaaaaaaataataataataagtaaataagaaacaaatttaaaaataacttgTCATTGATTGAGATATACTGGATAACTGAAAAGAGAATGTGTGTAGAAACTGTTGGCATGATTGTCTTGTTCTTACAGATGATATCCTGAAGGGGCTAAAGGGCAATGTGAGCGGCGGAACTGTCGAATTGGCGTACCTTGACGTCTCCTGCATGGCCTCCGTCAGGAAGTTCGCCGCAAACTTCCAGGGT
It includes:
- the LOC119580871 gene encoding sulfotransferase 1E1-like — encoded protein: MSRAFPHSLEPLGAATQAEVEKRFLGCRFGLVRVKETGFLMPAHYAKYAEKYYNFRFLEDDVVIMTHPKCGTTWMQEIVWTMRSGLDFDTSLELGVRSPFLEFDSLENPELEPLEEWAEEFRARNPGKDPKEEGLYLFLTDSSPSPRTIKTHLPFSLLTPSLLDTSKVVYVARNPKDASVSYFHHQRLVMVSEFLGDFPEFFDYFTKDLVTQGPYWKHVAEGWEKRDHPNVLFIFYEDLKEDILPEMRRLNAFLGTGYTDEQLLKVAEHTKFSNMKSRSTTNPTEAAVKLGRFKAGEGEFVRKGITGDWASYFTPELEEKFEQWVEKWKDVASEIPFKYKINKKA